The Thalassotalea sp. HSM 43 genome window below encodes:
- the tatA gene encoding Sec-independent protein translocase subunit TatA, translating to MGGISIWQLLIIFAIIILLFGTKKLRNIGSDLGSAVKGFKNSVSDDNKAETEDDKVEQLKEAPKSDENITTKEKDQA from the coding sequence ATGGGTGGCATTAGTATCTGGCAACTGTTAATCATTTTTGCAATTATCATTTTGTTGTTCGGAACCAAAAAGTTACGCAACATAGGCAGTGACTTGGGTTCAGCCGTAAAAGGCTTTAAAAATTCGGTAAGTGATGACAACAAAGCCGAAACCGAAGATGACAAAGTAGAACAACTGAAAGAAGCGCCGAAAAGCGACGAAAACATTACGACTAAAGAAAAAGATCAGGCGTAA
- the tatB gene encoding Sec-independent protein translocase protein TatB — protein MFDIGFWELTVIAVMGLIVLGPERMPVAIRTVRGWLRNIKQFSSNVQTELKEELRIHELHENLRKAEQQGMDNLPTDLQQSVDQLKSAAEQANRPYAKSKDSEPKATPDSPTVETDSNSDNVNK, from the coding sequence ATGTTCGACATTGGTTTTTGGGAGCTGACTGTTATTGCTGTTATGGGGTTAATTGTGCTCGGCCCTGAGCGCATGCCGGTAGCGATACGCACGGTGAGAGGTTGGCTCCGCAATATCAAACAATTTAGTTCCAATGTGCAAACCGAGTTAAAAGAAGAGTTACGTATTCACGAGCTCCACGAAAATTTGCGCAAAGCCGAGCAACAAGGCATGGATAATTTACCCACTGATTTGCAACAATCAGTCGATCAATTAAAAAGCGCGGCTGAGCAAGCCAATAGGCCCTATGCCAAATCAAAGGATAGTGAGCCTAAAGCCACACCAGATTCCCCTACTGTTGAGACTGACTCGAACAGCGACAACGTAAACAAGTGA
- the tatC gene encoding twin-arginine translocase subunit TatC — MTNASSGSSLFEHLLELRSRLLAMVVSVLLVFLCLAYFAQDIYQYLAEPLLAVMPEGSNMIATDVASPFFAPFKLTMVVSIFVAMPYILYQVWSFIAPGLYANEKRLVAPLLLGSSLLFYGGVSFAYFVVFPLAFSFFSSVAPEGVTIATDISSYLDFVLKLFFAFGAAFEIPIAIILMCWTGFSSVASLRAKRPYVIVGVFVVGMLLTPPDIISQTLLALPMWLLFELGLVFASFYRPRDEQDDTAQIGE, encoded by the coding sequence ATGACAAACGCATCTTCCGGCTCTTCTCTTTTTGAACATTTACTTGAACTGAGATCTAGGCTTTTGGCCATGGTTGTCAGTGTCTTGTTGGTGTTTTTATGCTTGGCGTATTTTGCCCAAGACATATATCAATACCTTGCCGAACCGCTGCTTGCGGTAATGCCCGAAGGCAGCAATATGATTGCCACAGATGTCGCCTCACCGTTTTTCGCACCGTTTAAGCTCACCATGGTGGTGTCGATATTTGTTGCCATGCCCTACATCCTCTATCAAGTATGGAGCTTTATCGCACCGGGACTTTACGCCAATGAAAAGCGCTTAGTGGCGCCATTATTACTTGGTTCTAGCCTGTTGTTTTACGGTGGTGTGTCGTTTGCGTATTTTGTGGTATTTCCTTTAGCATTTTCGTTTTTCAGCAGCGTCGCTCCAGAAGGGGTTACCATCGCTACTGATATCTCCAGTTATCTCGATTTTGTTCTGAAACTATTTTTCGCCTTTGGCGCCGCGTTTGAAATACCAATCGCTATTATTCTGATGTGCTGGACTGGCTTTAGCAGTGTCGCTAGCTTAAGAGCGAAACGACCGTACGTTATTGTCGGTGTATTTGTGGTCGGTATGCTATTAACGCCGCCAGACATTATTTCGCAAACATTATTGGCATTACCCATGTGGTTACTGTTCGAACTTGGACTGGTTTTTGCCTCCTTTTATCGTCCCCGTGATGAGCAGGACGATACAGCTCAAATAGGTGAGTAA
- a CDS encoding TatD family hydrolase, producing the protein MLVDIGVNLTNSRFDKDRSDVIANARLAGVEKMLITGTNVNESQQAAILSQQFDNLFSTAGVHPHDADNVSRDYLEKLRSLLEQPKVKAVGECGLDFNRNFSTPENQQTVFAEQLALAAELKMPLFLHQRDAFATWQDILLQYWSQIPGGVSHCFTGDLAQLKQCLDMGLYIGITGWICDSKRGSELYDIARYIPLDRIMVETDAPYLTPKNIRPRPKSSRNEPKYLAHVVSTLATAMQVEEHLLIEHATRNSEQLFALSC; encoded by the coding sequence GTGCTTGTTGATATTGGTGTAAACCTGACCAACAGTCGATTTGATAAAGATCGCTCAGACGTTATTGCCAACGCCCGTTTAGCCGGTGTCGAAAAGATGTTAATCACCGGCACCAACGTTAATGAAAGCCAACAAGCGGCAATCTTATCTCAGCAGTTTGATAATCTATTCAGCACGGCCGGTGTGCACCCACATGACGCCGACAATGTCAGTCGTGATTACCTCGAAAAACTGCGCAGTCTACTCGAACAACCTAAAGTCAAAGCGGTCGGTGAGTGCGGTCTTGATTTTAACCGCAATTTTTCCACACCAGAAAACCAACAAACCGTCTTCGCTGAGCAATTGGCGTTAGCGGCAGAGTTAAAGATGCCACTGTTTTTGCATCAACGTGATGCGTTTGCTACCTGGCAAGATATCTTGCTGCAGTATTGGTCGCAAATTCCTGGTGGTGTTAGCCACTGTTTTACTGGTGACTTAGCGCAATTAAAACAGTGTTTAGATATGGGCTTGTATATCGGTATTACCGGTTGGATATGCGATAGCAAACGTGGCAGTGAACTGTATGATATCGCGCGCTATATTCCCCTCGATCGTATTATGGTAGAAACCGACGCGCCATACTTAACACCAAAGAACATTCGACCGAGACCCAAATCGAGTCGCAATGAACCAAAATATTTAGCGCATGTTGTCAGCACCTTGGCAACGGCGATGCAGGTGGAAGAACACCTGTTAATTGAACACGCAACGCGCAATAGTGAACAACTGTTTGCCTTATCTTGCTAG
- the hemB gene encoding porphobilinogen synthase, protein MNNVNQFGQFPARRMRRMRRDDFSRRLMAENQLTVNDLIYPVFVLEGEQQCEAVPSMPGVERKSIDLLLEEAQELVELGIPAIAIFPVTPQDKKSLMAEEAYSDDGLAQRTVRALKAKFPELGVITDVALDPFTTHGQDGIIDDEGYVLNDVTKDILVKQALSHAKAGADVVAPSDMMDGRIGAIRGALEQHGHVNTRILAYSAKYASNYYGPFRDAVGSSSNIKGGNKFSYQMDPANSDEALHEIAQDIHEGADMVMVKPGMPYLDIVRRVKDNFQVPTYAYQVSGEYAMHMAAIQNGWLAEKPCVMEGLLSFKRAGADGILTYFAKQVARWLKEA, encoded by the coding sequence ATGAATAACGTAAATCAATTCGGCCAATTTCCCGCTCGACGTATGCGTCGTATGCGCCGCGATGACTTTTCTCGTCGCTTGATGGCTGAAAATCAGTTAACCGTTAATGATTTGATTTACCCGGTGTTTGTCCTTGAAGGCGAACAACAATGCGAAGCCGTGCCATCGATGCCCGGCGTTGAGCGCAAAAGTATCGATCTGTTATTAGAAGAAGCACAAGAATTGGTTGAGCTTGGTATCCCAGCCATCGCCATCTTCCCGGTAACACCACAAGACAAAAAGTCGTTAATGGCAGAAGAAGCCTATAGCGATGACGGTTTGGCACAACGTACCGTTAGGGCCCTTAAAGCCAAGTTTCCAGAGCTTGGGGTTATCACCGACGTCGCACTTGACCCGTTTACCACCCATGGTCAGGACGGCATTATTGATGATGAAGGCTATGTGCTTAATGACGTCACTAAAGACATCTTGGTCAAGCAAGCCTTATCTCATGCCAAAGCTGGCGCCGATGTGGTTGCCCCGTCGGATATGATGGATGGTCGCATTGGTGCGATTCGTGGAGCACTTGAACAACATGGTCACGTCAATACGCGCATATTAGCCTATTCTGCCAAGTACGCGTCGAACTACTACGGTCCGTTTCGTGATGCGGTAGGCTCGTCTAGCAACATCAAAGGCGGCAATAAGTTTTCTTATCAGATGGATCCGGCCAATTCCGATGAAGCATTGCATGAAATCGCGCAAGATATTCATGAAGGCGCGGATATGGTTATGGTCAAACCGGGCATGCCATATTTGGACATTGTGCGTCGTGTTAAAGATAACTTTCAGGTGCCAACCTATGCCTACCAAGTAAGCGGTGAATACGCCATGCATATGGCTGCCATTCAAAATGGTTGGCTGGCAGAAAAGCCATGCGTGATGGAAGGTTTGTTGTCATTTAAACGTGCCGGCGCCGACGGCATATTGACCTACTTCGCCAAGCAAGTGGCGCGCTGGTTAAAAGAGGCCTAA